Proteins from a genomic interval of Diospyros lotus cultivar Yz01 chromosome 6, ASM1463336v1, whole genome shotgun sequence:
- the LOC127803266 gene encoding putative B3 domain-containing protein At5g66980 isoform X1, with protein sequence MRGGMAEHDGKEFFKVYLPFQSSRMLRVPPAFVKHFNGSIPNNAILKDLSGRLWHVEVEEAENGVFLKNGWQRFASDHFLEHGNFLVFRYDGNSLFDVKIYGNNGCMKEETLVNEDVKPEINTEEQSEEEHICPKPTGRCKHMCPGVGMGGSKQCKRFRYAGLRGRCESRTIASSRTSDGSRASDALQFAVPENPHFIASVHPKTPNLLIIPRQLIIEHSIRIKPDMILRNQNGKLWPVKVDFRKDGRMSFVKGWRSFWEENGIGYDDKCIFEFLFNGRRCLRREIQVLIVRSKGKAKVSSRQGKQKLLCSDTKPFGLIS encoded by the exons ATGAGGGGGGGAATGGCGGAACATGACGGGAAAGAGTTCTTTAAAGTGTATCTTCCTTTCCAAAGCTCTCGAATGTTG CGTGTGCCACCAGCTTTTGTCAAGCACTTTAATGGATCCATACCAAATAATGCCATACTTAAAGATCTCAGTGGAAGACTTTGGCACGTGGAGGTCGAAGAAGCAGAAAATGGGGTGTTTCTTAAAAATGGATGGCAAAGATTTGCTAGTGATCATTTTCTAGAGCATGGGAACTTCTTAGTATTTAGATACGATGGAAATTCCTTATTTGATGTCAAAATATATGGGAATAACGGATGCATGAAAGAAGAAACTTTAGTAAATGAAGACGTGAAACCAGAGATCAACACTGAAGAACAGTCGGAAGAAGAGCACATTTGTCCCAAGCCCACTGGTAGGTGCAAGCATATGTGTCCAGGAGTTGGCATGGGAGGATCTAAACAATGTAAAAGATTTAGAT ATGCAGGCCTGAGAGGTCGATGTGAGTCAAGGACAATTGCTTCTTCAAGGACTAGCGATGGAAGCCGGGCATCTGATGCATTGCAGTTTGCCGTGCCCGAAAATCCTCATTTTATTGCCTCTGTCCATCCTAAAACACCTAATCTTCTA ATCATCCCCAGACAATTGATAATTGAACATAGCATCAGAATAAAGCCAGATATGATCCTTCGCAATCAGAATGGGAAGTTGTGGCCTGTGAAAGTTGATTTTCGCAAGGATGGCCGAATGTCTTTTGTGAAGGGTTGGAGGAGCTTTTGGGAGGAGAACGGTATAGGATACGATGACAAGTGCATATTTGAGTTCCTGTTTAACGGGCGAAGATGCCTTCGCAGAGAAATACAGGTGCTAATTGTCCGGTCTAAAGGGAAGGCGAAGGTGAGTTCGAGGCAAGGGAAGCAGAAGCTGCTTTGCTCCGACACCAAGCCCTTTGGCCTGATATCTTGA
- the LOC127803266 gene encoding putative B3 domain-containing protein At5g66980 isoform X2 produces MRGGMAEHDGKEFFKVYLPFQSSRMLRVPPAFVKHFNGSIPNNAILKDLSGRLWHVEVEEAENGVFLKNGWQRFASDHFLEHGNFLVFRYDGNSLFDVKIYGNNGCMKEETLVNEDVKPEINTEEQSEEEHICPKPTGRCKHMCPGVGMGGSKQCKRFRCLRGRCESRTIASSRTSDGSRASDALQFAVPENPHFIASVHPKTPNLLIIPRQLIIEHSIRIKPDMILRNQNGKLWPVKVDFRKDGRMSFVKGWRSFWEENGIGYDDKCIFEFLFNGRRCLRREIQVLIVRSKGKAKVSSRQGKQKLLCSDTKPFGLIS; encoded by the exons ATGAGGGGGGGAATGGCGGAACATGACGGGAAAGAGTTCTTTAAAGTGTATCTTCCTTTCCAAAGCTCTCGAATGTTG CGTGTGCCACCAGCTTTTGTCAAGCACTTTAATGGATCCATACCAAATAATGCCATACTTAAAGATCTCAGTGGAAGACTTTGGCACGTGGAGGTCGAAGAAGCAGAAAATGGGGTGTTTCTTAAAAATGGATGGCAAAGATTTGCTAGTGATCATTTTCTAGAGCATGGGAACTTCTTAGTATTTAGATACGATGGAAATTCCTTATTTGATGTCAAAATATATGGGAATAACGGATGCATGAAAGAAGAAACTTTAGTAAATGAAGACGTGAAACCAGAGATCAACACTGAAGAACAGTCGGAAGAAGAGCACATTTGTCCCAAGCCCACTGGTAGGTGCAAGCATATGTGTCCAGGAGTTGGCATGGGAGGATCTAAACAATGTAAAAGATTTAGAT GCCTGAGAGGTCGATGTGAGTCAAGGACAATTGCTTCTTCAAGGACTAGCGATGGAAGCCGGGCATCTGATGCATTGCAGTTTGCCGTGCCCGAAAATCCTCATTTTATTGCCTCTGTCCATCCTAAAACACCTAATCTTCTA ATCATCCCCAGACAATTGATAATTGAACATAGCATCAGAATAAAGCCAGATATGATCCTTCGCAATCAGAATGGGAAGTTGTGGCCTGTGAAAGTTGATTTTCGCAAGGATGGCCGAATGTCTTTTGTGAAGGGTTGGAGGAGCTTTTGGGAGGAGAACGGTATAGGATACGATGACAAGTGCATATTTGAGTTCCTGTTTAACGGGCGAAGATGCCTTCGCAGAGAAATACAGGTGCTAATTGTCCGGTCTAAAGGGAAGGCGAAGGTGAGTTCGAGGCAAGGGAAGCAGAAGCTGCTTTGCTCCGACACCAAGCCCTTTGGCCTGATATCTTGA